One stretch of Tenrec ecaudatus isolate mTenEca1 chromosome 18, mTenEca1.hap1, whole genome shotgun sequence DNA includes these proteins:
- the LOC142432275 gene encoding uncharacterized protein LOC142432275 isoform X2 yields the protein MAQCCEHDALESVHQHQNNVSIAKSHGTFHLREETVKPILTLHTVNQRRHYKIKESILLNGGEKTFLSADQEQCCAEMKFLESKKLNRIKSQCSKHQKKKNNSSIQQGIHNGEKHHVCTYCGKGYSRKGKLVIHERTHRGEKPYRCSQCDKGFTSKPSLTVHQRTHTGERPYTCSLCDKAFTIKQSLTIHELTHTGVKPYVCSDCGKGFALKSDLRMHTLTHNTLKPHICADCGKGFVTKRMLSLHQRIHTGEKPYTCDQCGKGFTRKSTLINHRRIHSGVMPHVCSDCGKGFLGKKMLIVHQRTHTDRKPHICTDCGKGFSGNRMLIRHQRTHTREKLHICTDCGKSLSGKKSLKIHQLIHTGEKPHVCSVCGKRFAQKGNLHIHLRIHTGIKPYVCGECGTAYSQKASLIAHERFHTGKNPFPCNQCGKSYTQKSALNKHLKVHKEKPFQCSECDKAFKTQEELLSHQGYDLGQFTYRCNECGITFTCISTFSSHKETHKSRKAFNSDKVGKLSTGSQVSSHTSDRMQKESPGNRVASPVSVNTSGVLMNENDLHVGGPLARMESSDNRGFVQQRIPQNTVNVVTVPLNPVTVVVPPVTEYNLIIYKP from the coding sequence ATGGCACAGTGCTGCGAACATGATGCCTTAGAAAGTGTTCATCAGCACCAAAATAATGTTTCTATTGCGAAAAGTCATGGGACATTTCACTTACGTGAAGAAACTGTGAAACCAATTTTAACTTTACACACAGTCAACCAGAGAAGACactataaaataaaggagtctatTTTGCTTAATGGAGGCGAGAAGACCTTTCTGTCTGCTGACCAAGAGCAATGTTGTGCTGAAATGAAATTTCTTGAGTCCAAAAAATTGAATAGGATTAAATCACAATGCAGTAAGCaccagaagaagaagaacaattcCAGTATTCAGCAGGGAATTCATAATGGAGAGAAACACCATGTGTGCACTTACTGTGGAAAAGGGTATTCACGAAAGGGAAAACTCGTCATCCATGAGCGAACTCATAGAGGTGAGAAACCCTACAGGTGTAGTCAGTGTGACAAAGGCTTCACCAGTAAACCTTCTCTCacagttcatcagcgaactcatacaggCGAGAGGCCCTATACATGTAGTCTGTGTGACAAAGCCTTTACCAttaaacaaagtctcaccattcatgAGCTAACTCATACAGGTGTGAAGCCCTATGTATGCAGTGATTGTGGGAAAGGCTTTGCCTTGAAGAGTGATCTTAGAATGCATACGCTAACTCACAATACAttaaaaccccatatatgtgCTGATTGTGGAAAAGGCTTCGTAACAAAGAGAATGCTTAGTctccatcagcgaattcatactggtgAGAAACCCTATACATGTGATCAGTGTGGAAAAGGGTTCACCAGGAAAAGTACTCTCATTAATCATCGTCGAATCCATAGTGGAGTGATGCCCCACGTATGTAGTGATTGTGGAAAAGGCTTCTTAGGGAAGAAAATGCTTATTGTCCATCAGCGAACGCATACTGAtaggaaaccccatatatgtactGACTGTGGAAAAGGCTTCTCAGGGAACAGAATGCTTATTCGCCATCAGCGAACACATACTCGTGAGAAACTCCATATATGTACTGATTGTGGAAAAAGCTTATCAGGGAAGAAAAGCCTTAAGATTCATCAACTAATCCATACTGGTGAGAAACCACATGTATGTAGTGTATGTGGCAAGCGTTTCGCTCAGAAAGGAAATCTCCATATTCATCTGCGAATTCATACTGGAATCAAACCCTATGTCTGTGGTGAGTGTGGTACAGCTTACAGCCAAAAGGCATCTCTTATAGCACATGAGcgatttcacacaggaaagaatcCCTTTCCATGCAATCAATGTGGAAAATCTTATACCCAGAAGTCAGCACTCAATAAACATCTAAAAGTTCACAAAGAGAAGCCCTTTCAATGCAGTGAGTGCGACAAAGCTTTCAAAACCCAGGAAGAGCTCCTGTCTCATCAAGGATATGACCTAGGACAGTTTACCTATAGGTGCAATGAGTGCGGGATAACATTTACCTGTATCTCCACGTTTTCTTCACATAAGGAAACCCACAAAAGTAGAAAAGCTTTCAATTCAGACAAGGTGGGAAAGCTCTCCACAGGGAGTCAGGTGTCATCACACACGAGTGATCGCATGCAGAAGGAAAGCCCTGGCAATAGAGTGGCTTCTCCTGTGTCAGTAAACACCAGTGGGGTCCTCATGAATGAGAATGACCTTCATGTGGGAGGGCCTTTGGCCAGAATGGAATCAAGTGACAACCGTggatttgtacagcagagaaTTCCTCAGAATACAGTGAATGTGGTGACAGTGCCTTTGAATCCCGTGACAGTGGTAGTTCCCCCAGTGACTGAATACAATTTAATTATTTATAAGCCATAG
- the LOC142432275 gene encoding uncharacterized protein LOC142432275 isoform X1, whose translation MINAQKSVTPSDVAVKFTWEEWQLLDPAQKTLYQDVMLETYRHLVAIEIWKAHDHVLGCTRQGRGVDRMAQCCEHDALESVHQHQNNVSIAKSHGTFHLREETVKPILTLHTVNQRRHYKIKESILLNGGEKTFLSADQEQCCAEMKFLESKKLNRIKSQCSKHQKKKNNSSIQQGIHNGEKHHVCTYCGKGYSRKGKLVIHERTHRGEKPYRCSQCDKGFTSKPSLTVHQRTHTGERPYTCSLCDKAFTIKQSLTIHELTHTGVKPYVCSDCGKGFALKSDLRMHTLTHNTLKPHICADCGKGFVTKRMLSLHQRIHTGEKPYTCDQCGKGFTRKSTLINHRRIHSGVMPHVCSDCGKGFLGKKMLIVHQRTHTDRKPHICTDCGKGFSGNRMLIRHQRTHTREKLHICTDCGKSLSGKKSLKIHQLIHTGEKPHVCSVCGKRFAQKGNLHIHLRIHTGIKPYVCGECGTAYSQKASLIAHERFHTGKNPFPCNQCGKSYTQKSALNKHLKVHKEKPFQCSECDKAFKTQEELLSHQGYDLGQFTYRCNECGITFTCISTFSSHKETHKSRKAFNSDKVGKLSTGSQVSSHTSDRMQKESPGNRVASPVSVNTSGVLMNENDLHVGGPLARMESSDNRGFVQQRIPQNTVNVVTVPLNPVTVVVPPVTEYNLIIYKP comes from the exons AAATCTGTGACACCCagcgatgtggctgtaaagttcacctgggaggagtGGCAGCTCCtggaccctgctcagaagaccctctatcaggatgtgatgttggagacctaCCGCCACCTGGTGGCCATCG AAATCTGGAAAGCCCATGACCATGTGCTTGGATGCACACGACAAGGAAGAGGAGTGGACAGAATGGCACAGTGCTGCGAACATGATGCCTTAGAAAGTGTTCATCAGCACCAAAATAATGTTTCTATTGCGAAAAGTCATGGGACATTTCACTTACGTGAAGAAACTGTGAAACCAATTTTAACTTTACACACAGTCAACCAGAGAAGACactataaaataaaggagtctatTTTGCTTAATGGAGGCGAGAAGACCTTTCTGTCTGCTGACCAAGAGCAATGTTGTGCTGAAATGAAATTTCTTGAGTCCAAAAAATTGAATAGGATTAAATCACAATGCAGTAAGCaccagaagaagaagaacaattcCAGTATTCAGCAGGGAATTCATAATGGAGAGAAACACCATGTGTGCACTTACTGTGGAAAAGGGTATTCACGAAAGGGAAAACTCGTCATCCATGAGCGAACTCATAGAGGTGAGAAACCCTACAGGTGTAGTCAGTGTGACAAAGGCTTCACCAGTAAACCTTCTCTCacagttcatcagcgaactcatacaggCGAGAGGCCCTATACATGTAGTCTGTGTGACAAAGCCTTTACCAttaaacaaagtctcaccattcatgAGCTAACTCATACAGGTGTGAAGCCCTATGTATGCAGTGATTGTGGGAAAGGCTTTGCCTTGAAGAGTGATCTTAGAATGCATACGCTAACTCACAATACAttaaaaccccatatatgtgCTGATTGTGGAAAAGGCTTCGTAACAAAGAGAATGCTTAGTctccatcagcgaattcatactggtgAGAAACCCTATACATGTGATCAGTGTGGAAAAGGGTTCACCAGGAAAAGTACTCTCATTAATCATCGTCGAATCCATAGTGGAGTGATGCCCCACGTATGTAGTGATTGTGGAAAAGGCTTCTTAGGGAAGAAAATGCTTATTGTCCATCAGCGAACGCATACTGAtaggaaaccccatatatgtactGACTGTGGAAAAGGCTTCTCAGGGAACAGAATGCTTATTCGCCATCAGCGAACACATACTCGTGAGAAACTCCATATATGTACTGATTGTGGAAAAAGCTTATCAGGGAAGAAAAGCCTTAAGATTCATCAACTAATCCATACTGGTGAGAAACCACATGTATGTAGTGTATGTGGCAAGCGTTTCGCTCAGAAAGGAAATCTCCATATTCATCTGCGAATTCATACTGGAATCAAACCCTATGTCTGTGGTGAGTGTGGTACAGCTTACAGCCAAAAGGCATCTCTTATAGCACATGAGcgatttcacacaggaaagaatcCCTTTCCATGCAATCAATGTGGAAAATCTTATACCCAGAAGTCAGCACTCAATAAACATCTAAAAGTTCACAAAGAGAAGCCCTTTCAATGCAGTGAGTGCGACAAAGCTTTCAAAACCCAGGAAGAGCTCCTGTCTCATCAAGGATATGACCTAGGACAGTTTACCTATAGGTGCAATGAGTGCGGGATAACATTTACCTGTATCTCCACGTTTTCTTCACATAAGGAAACCCACAAAAGTAGAAAAGCTTTCAATTCAGACAAGGTGGGAAAGCTCTCCACAGGGAGTCAGGTGTCATCACACACGAGTGATCGCATGCAGAAGGAAAGCCCTGGCAATAGAGTGGCTTCTCCTGTGTCAGTAAACACCAGTGGGGTCCTCATGAATGAGAATGACCTTCATGTGGGAGGGCCTTTGGCCAGAATGGAATCAAGTGACAACCGTggatttgtacagcagagaaTTCCTCAGAATACAGTGAATGTGGTGACAGTGCCTTTGAATCCCGTGACAGTGGTAGTTCCCCCAGTGACTGAATACAATTTAATTATTTATAAGCCATAG